One genomic segment of Oncorhynchus mykiss isolate Arlee chromosome 10, USDA_OmykA_1.1, whole genome shotgun sequence includes these proteins:
- the LOC118966640 gene encoding mucin-5AC-like: protein MLPKQPHCCQNNHSCSHNNHNCSHINNSCSPNNHSLSNNKHSGCHNNHSYSHNNHNCSTNNHRIYHNNHTTTTADPTTTTAALTTTTAAPTTTTSAPTTTIQAPTTTTIEATTTKDNPTTTTTAPTSTTPSPTSTTAAPTTTTSFPTTPTSAPTTTTAALTTTTAAPTTTTSAPTTTIQAPTTTTIEATTTKDNPTTTTTAPTSTTPSPTSTTAAPTTTTSFPTTPTSAPTATTAASTATTESSTTTTAAPTTTTASPTTNTPAPETTIDAPKTTTAAPTTSTADRTTTTAVPSTTTASPKTTTTAPTTTTAAPTTTTAAPTTTTAAPTTTTASPTTNTPAPETTTDAPTTTTAAPTTTAAAPTTITSYPISTTAALPTTTVAPTTNTAAPTTTTATPTTTTAATTTTTESTTTTTTAPTTTTAAPTTTTAAPTTTTADPTTTTAALTTTTAALTTTTAAPTTTTAAPTTTTAAPTTTTAALTTTTAAPTTTTSAPTTTIQSPTTTTIEATTTTDNPTTTTTAPTSTTPSPTSTTAAPTTTTTPTSAPTATTAASTATTESSTTNTAAPPTTTASPTTTTPAPETTIDAPKTTTAAPTTIPAAPTTSTADRTTTTAVLTTTTAASTATTESSTTTIAAPPTTTAFSHNDHSFSHNDHKSSNDNYNWGYNNHRYSNNNHNDSHINHTSNNNHSFSHNNHILPHNTHICSHNNHSCFNSNHRIFHNNYSCSPKNHSLSHNNNRCSQSNHSCSHNNPSCSHNIHSCSFSHNNHTSSNDNYNWGYNSHRCSHNNHNCSHINHTFSNNSHNCSHNNHILPHNTHICSHNNHSSSKDNYN from the exons caacaaccacagctgatcccacaacaaccacagctgctctcacaacaaccacagctgctcccacaacaaccacatctgctcccacaacaaccatacAAGCTCCAACGACAACTACAATTGAGGCTACAACAACCAAAGATaatccaacaacaaccacaactgctcCCACATCAACCACACCTTCTCCAAcatcaaccacagctgctcccacaacaaccacatcctTCCCCACAACACCCAcatctgctcccacaacaaccacagctgctctcacaacaaccacagctgctcccacaacaaccacatctgctcccacaacaaccatacAAGCTCCAACGACAACTACAATTGAGGCTACAACAACCAAAGATaatccaacaacaaccacaactgctcCCACATCAACCACACCTTCTCCAAcatcaaccacagctgctcccacaacaaccacatcctTCCCCACAACACCCACATCTGCTCCCACAGCAACCACAGCTGCTTCAACAGCAACCACAGAATcttccacaacaactacagctgctcccacaacaactacagcttctcccacaacaaacaCACCGGCTCCCGAAACAACCATAGATGCTCccaaaacaaccacagctgctcccacaacatcAACAGCTGATcgcacaacaaccacagctgttcCCTCAACAACTACAGCTTCTCCAAAAACAACCAcaactgctccaacaacaaccacagctgctcccacaacaaccacagctgctcccacaacaaccacagctgctcccacaacaaccacagcttctcccacaacaaacacacctgctcccgaaacaaccacagatgctccaacaacaaccacagctgctcccacaacaaccgcagctgctcccacaacaatcaCATCTTATCCCATATCAACAACAGCTGCTCTCCCAACAACCACAGTTGCTCCCACAACAaacacagcggctcccacaacaacaacggctactcccacaacaaccacagctgctacaacaacaaccacagaatctaccacaacaaccacaactgctccaacaacaaccacagctgctcccaccacaaccacagctgctcccaccacaaccacagctgatcccacaacaaccacagctgctctcacaacaaccacagctgctctcacaacaaccacagctgctcccacaacaaccacagctgctcccacaacaaccacagctgctcccacaacaaccacagctgctctcacaacaaccacagctgctcccacaacaaccacatctgctcccacaacaaccatacAATCTCCAACGACAACTACAATTGAGGCTACAACAACCACAGATaatccaacaacaaccacaactgctcCCACATCAACCACACCTTCTCCAAcatcaaccacagctgctcccacaacaaccacaacacccaCATCTGCTCCCACAGCAACCACAGCTGCTTCAACAGCAACCACAGAATCTTCCACAACAAATACAGCTGCTCccccaacaaccacagcttctcccacaacaaccacaccgGCTCCCGAAACAACCATAGATGCTCccaaaacaaccacagctgctcccacaacaatcccagctgctcccacaacatcAACAGCTGATcgcacaacaaccacagctgttctcacaa CAACCACAGCTGCTTCAACAGCAACCACAGAATCTTCCACAACAACTATAGCTGCTCCCCCAACAACCACagc cttctcccacaacgaCCATAGCTTCTCCCACAACGACCATAAAAGCTCCAACGACAACTACAATTGGGGCTACAACAACCACAGatactccaacaacaaccacaacgaCTCCCACATCAACCAcacctccaacaacaaccacagcttctcccacaacaaccacatcctTCCCCACAACACCCAcatctgctcccacaacaaccacagctgcttcaACAGCAACCACAGAATcttccacaacaactacagctgcTCCCCCAAAAACCACAGCTTatcccacaacaacaacagatgcTCCCAAagcaaccacagctgctcccacaacaatcccagctgctcccacaacatcCACAGCTGCTc cttctcccacaacaaccatacAAGTTCCAACGACAACTACAATTGGGGCTACAACAGCCACagatgctcccacaacaaccacaactgctcCCACATCAACCACACCTTCTCCAACAACAGCCACAACTGCTCGCACAACAACCACATCCTTCCCCACAACACCCAcatctgctcccacaacaaccacagcagctcCAAAGACAACTACAACTGA